The following proteins are co-located in the Candidatus Accumulibacter cognatus genome:
- a CDS encoding FAD-dependent oxidoreductase, which yields MNKKKIVIFALIALAIVAYFQFGLGQYLNLDALKAQQAALDDYHRQHPWQVAGLYFVAYVAVTALSLPGALPMTLAGGAIFGLLWGTVIVSFASSIGATLAFLAARFLLRDWVGERFGERLKAVDEGIRRDGAFYLFTLRLIPVFPFFLVNLLLALTAMKARTFYGVSQIGMLAGTVVYVNAGTQLARIDSLAGIVSPALLASFALLGIFPLIARKVVEGVKARRVYAGWQKPARFDRNLVVIGAGSAGLVTAYIAAAVKAKVTLIEKHRMGGDCLNTGCVPSKALIRSAKLLSHIARAREFGIASAQASFDFAEVMERVQKIIKTVEPHDSVERYRELGVEVVEGSARIVSPWQVEVICHDGTMQTLRTRSIVIAAGAHPFVPPMPGIEEMGYLTSDTVWNLRQLPRRLLVLGGGPIGSELTQTFARLGARVTQVERGPRIMPREDPEVSAMVAERFRTEGVQVLLNHQAKAFVIEQGEKILIAEHEGKELRIAFDVLLVALGRSANLTGYGLEELGIPSGRTVEINEFLQTRYPNIYAAGDVAGPFQFTHTAAHQAWYAAVNALFAPFRKFRADYSVIPWSTFVEPEVARVGINEQEAQDRGIAYEVARYDIDDLDRAIADGEAHGFIKVLTVPGKDRILGVTIVGEHAGDLIAEYVLAMKQGIGLNQILGTIHIYPTLAEANKYVAGVWKKAHAPATLLRWVERFHAWRRGG from the coding sequence ATGAACAAAAAAAAGATCGTCATCTTTGCCCTCATCGCACTGGCCATAGTCGCCTACTTTCAGTTCGGCCTCGGTCAGTACCTGAACCTCGATGCACTCAAGGCACAACAGGCGGCACTCGACGACTACCACCGGCAACACCCGTGGCAGGTCGCCGGACTGTACTTCGTCGCCTATGTGGCAGTGACCGCGCTGTCGCTGCCCGGCGCCTTGCCGATGACGCTCGCAGGCGGGGCCATCTTCGGTCTCCTCTGGGGTACCGTCATCGTCTCCTTTGCTTCGTCGATCGGCGCGACACTGGCCTTTCTCGCCGCGCGCTTCCTGCTCCGCGACTGGGTCGGCGAACGTTTCGGAGAACGCCTCAAGGCGGTGGACGAAGGCATCCGGCGTGATGGCGCTTTCTACTTGTTTACCTTGCGCCTGATCCCGGTGTTCCCCTTTTTCCTGGTCAATCTCCTGCTCGCTCTGACCGCGATGAAAGCCCGCACCTTTTATGGGGTCAGCCAAATCGGCATGCTCGCCGGCACCGTCGTCTACGTCAATGCGGGCACGCAACTGGCGCGCATCGATTCGCTCGCCGGCATCGTCTCGCCCGCTCTGCTCGCCTCGTTCGCACTGCTCGGAATCTTTCCGCTCATCGCCCGAAAAGTCGTTGAGGGGGTGAAAGCGCGCCGGGTCTACGCCGGCTGGCAGAAGCCTGCACGCTTCGACCGCAACCTGGTGGTCATCGGCGCCGGCAGTGCCGGTCTGGTCACCGCCTACATCGCGGCGGCCGTGAAGGCCAAAGTGACCCTGATCGAGAAGCACCGCATGGGAGGCGACTGCCTGAACACCGGCTGTGTGCCGTCGAAGGCACTGATCCGCTCGGCCAAGCTGCTGTCGCACATCGCCCGCGCGCGCGAGTTCGGCATTGCCTCGGCGCAGGCGAGCTTCGACTTTGCCGAGGTGATGGAGCGCGTACAGAAGATCATCAAGACCGTCGAGCCGCACGACTCGGTCGAACGCTACCGCGAACTGGGGGTCGAGGTGGTCGAGGGTTCGGCACGCATCGTCTCGCCGTGGCAGGTCGAGGTCATCTGCCACGATGGCACGATGCAGACGCTTCGTACGCGCAGCATCGTCATCGCGGCAGGCGCGCATCCCTTTGTGCCGCCCATGCCGGGAATCGAAGAGATGGGCTATCTGACTTCGGACACCGTCTGGAATCTGCGCCAGCTGCCACGCCGCCTGCTCGTGCTCGGTGGCGGGCCAATCGGCTCGGAGCTGACGCAGACCTTCGCCCGCCTCGGCGCGCGCGTCACGCAAGTGGAACGGGGTCCGCGCATCATGCCGCGTGAAGACCCGGAAGTGTCGGCAATGGTTGCCGAACGTTTTCGCACGGAGGGTGTACAAGTGCTGCTGAACCATCAGGCAAAGGCTTTCGTCATCGAGCAGGGGGAGAAGATCCTGATCGCCGAGCACGAGGGAAAAGAGCTGCGCATAGCCTTCGACGTCCTGCTGGTGGCGCTCGGTCGTAGCGCCAATCTGACGGGCTATGGCCTCGAAGAACTGGGCATCCCGAGCGGACGGACGGTCGAGATCAACGAGTTCCTGCAAACACGCTACCCGAACATCTACGCCGCAGGCGATGTCGCCGGACCCTTTCAGTTTACCCACACGGCCGCGCACCAGGCATGGTACGCCGCGGTCAATGCGCTGTTTGCACCTTTCAGGAAATTCCGCGCCGACTATTCGGTGATTCCCTGGTCGACTTTCGTCGAGCCGGAAGTCGCCCGCGTCGGAATCAACGAACAGGAAGCCCAGGACAGAGGGATCGCCTACGAGGTCGCACGTTACGATATCGATGACCTCGACCGCGCCATCGCCGATGGTGAAGCCCATGGCTTCATCAAGGTGCTGACCGTCCCCGGCAAGGATCGTATCCTCGGCGTGACGATCGTCGGCGAGCATGCCGGCGACCTCATCGCCGAGTACGTGCTGGCGATGAAACAGGGTATCGGCCTCAACCAGATTCTCGGCACCATCCACATCTACCCGACCCTCGCCGAAGCCAACAAGTACGTCGCCGGCGTCTGGAAAAAGGCGCACGCACCAGCGACGCTGCTACGCTGGGTCGAACGTTTTCATGCCTGGCGACGGGGAGGCTGA
- a CDS encoding DUF547 domain-containing protein → MSKRFLWLAAWLTLFISGPVRAFDHTHRSWNELLVRHVVVSKEGYSSAVRYAGMQSDRAALKRYLTTLEEVSPRDYESWGKGQQLAFLINAYNAWTVELVLQKYPDLKSIKDLGSTFRSPWKKKFFTLLNQERSLDDVEHGMIRATGKFDEPRIHFAVVCASIGCPMLQPSAFVAEKLDAQLEEGMRRFLSDRSRNRFEAASGKMKISRIFDWYGKDFAQGHQGMTSLKAALARHANVLADSATDIKRVTSGDYEIEFLDYDWRLNDARQSG, encoded by the coding sequence ATGAGCAAACGATTTCTCTGGCTGGCCGCCTGGCTAACCCTGTTCATTTCCGGGCCGGTGCGGGCCTTCGATCACACTCACCGATCCTGGAACGAACTCCTGGTGCGGCATGTGGTGGTCAGCAAGGAAGGCTACTCGTCGGCCGTGCGTTACGCCGGAATGCAGTCCGACCGGGCAGCGCTCAAGCGCTATCTGACGACTCTGGAAGAGGTTTCGCCACGCGACTACGAAAGCTGGGGCAAAGGGCAACAACTGGCCTTCCTGATCAATGCCTACAACGCCTGGACGGTCGAACTGGTGCTGCAGAAGTATCCCGACCTGAAATCGATCAAGGACCTTGGCAGCACCTTTCGCAGCCCATGGAAGAAAAAGTTTTTCACGCTGCTAAACCAGGAACGCAGTCTCGATGATGTCGAACACGGCATGATTCGCGCCACGGGAAAATTCGATGAACCCAGAATCCACTTCGCCGTCGTCTGCGCATCAATCGGCTGCCCCATGCTGCAACCCAGCGCCTTCGTCGCCGAAAAGCTGGATGCCCAGCTCGAAGAAGGCATGCGTCGCTTCCTCTCCGACCGCAGCCGCAATCGCTTCGAGGCCGCCAGCGGGAAAATGAAGATCTCTAGGATCTTCGACTGGTACGGCAAGGACTTTGCCCAGGGCCATCAGGGAATGACTTCGCTCAAGGCGGCTCTGGCACGCCATGCGAATGTACTTGCCGACTCGGCGACTGACATCAAAAGAGTCACAAGTGGCGACTACGAGATCGAGTTTCTCGATTACGACTGGCGCCTGAACGACGCGCGCCAGTCCGGTTGA
- a CDS encoding acyl-CoA/acyl-ACP dehydrogenase, which translates to MLNAPDEHQEIRDAVRDLCRQFPDEYFRRIDEQRTYPEAFVDALIGAGWLSAMIPEEYGGSGLGLTAASVIMEEINRSGGNAGAVHGQMYNMGTLLRNGSRAQKEKYLPGIAAGRLRIQSMAVTEPTTGTDTTKIRTSAVKKDGRYRVNGQKVWISRVQHSDLMILLARTTPLAEVQRKSEGLSIFIVDLHDAIGNGLRVRPIANMVNHETNELFFDDLEVPEEQLIGEEGQGFRYLLDGLNAERALIAAECIGDGYWFIERATRYAKERIVFDRPIGQNQGVQFPIADALIEIEAANLMRFRACALFDALQPCGAEANMAKYLAAKASWEAANVCLQTHGGFGFANEYDIERKFRETRLYQVAPISTNLIYAYVAEHLLGLPRSF; encoded by the coding sequence ATGCTCAACGCCCCAGACGAACACCAGGAAATTCGCGACGCCGTGCGCGACCTCTGCCGCCAGTTTCCCGACGAGTATTTCCGCCGCATCGACGAACAGCGCACGTATCCCGAGGCCTTCGTCGATGCGCTGATCGGCGCCGGCTGGCTATCGGCGATGATTCCCGAGGAATACGGTGGCTCCGGTCTCGGGCTGACGGCGGCGAGCGTGATCATGGAGGAAATCAACCGCAGCGGTGGTAACGCTGGCGCCGTGCATGGGCAGATGTACAACATGGGCACACTGCTGCGTAACGGCAGCCGGGCGCAGAAGGAAAAATACCTGCCGGGAATCGCCGCCGGCAGGCTGCGCATCCAGTCGATGGCAGTCACCGAGCCGACTACCGGCACCGATACGACCAAGATCAGGACCAGCGCCGTGAAGAAGGACGGCCGCTACCGGGTGAACGGCCAGAAGGTCTGGATCTCGCGCGTGCAGCACTCGGACCTGATGATCCTGCTGGCTCGCACGACGCCACTCGCCGAGGTGCAGAGAAAGTCCGAAGGCCTATCGATCTTCATCGTCGATCTGCACGACGCCATCGGCAACGGCCTCCGCGTGCGGCCGATCGCCAATATGGTCAATCACGAGACCAACGAACTGTTCTTCGACGATCTGGAGGTTCCTGAAGAGCAACTGATCGGCGAGGAAGGGCAGGGTTTCCGCTATCTCCTGGACGGACTCAATGCCGAACGGGCGCTGATCGCCGCCGAGTGCATCGGCGATGGCTACTGGTTCATCGAACGCGCCACACGCTATGCGAAGGAGCGGATCGTTTTCGATCGGCCGATCGGCCAGAACCAGGGCGTGCAGTTCCCGATCGCCGACGCACTGATCGAGATCGAGGCGGCGAACCTGATGCGCTTCAGAGCCTGCGCGCTGTTCGACGCGCTGCAACCCTGCGGCGCCGAGGCGAACATGGCCAAGTACCTTGCCGCCAAGGCCTCGTGGGAGGCGGCCAACGTCTGCCTGCAGACGCATGGCGGCTTTGGCTTCGCCAACGAATACGATATCGAGCGGAAGTTCCGCGAGACACGTCTCTACCAGGTCGCGCCGATCTCGACCAACCTGATCTACGCCTACGTGGCCGAGCACCTGCTCGGCCTGCCACGCTCGTTCTGA
- a CDS encoding DUF2339 domain-containing protein: MAPSEPVRAAKIASAPAESPVAAVQKEFDPASDPGSAPLPGWGKEPAIESEPLIQATPAEPEPTHQCKDEARDLPAPPRWLAKAREWLFGGNLVAKIGLLILFFGVSFLLKYAAARVSVPIEFRLAGIVLADIGLLLWGWRIRHSRPSISLPVQGGAMGILILVTFAAFRLYDLIPGGLAFGLLLLLTFFTCLLAVLQDAVWLAVFGIVGGFAAPILTSTGHGSHVALFSYYALLNAGILAIALKRSWRLLNLLGFVFTFLVGTTWGVLRYQPENYLSVQAFLVLFFVFYVAIAILYATRQAPRLRHYVDGTLVFGTPLLAFGLQYGLVHETAFGMAFSALALGLFYIGLTFLLWRRRADSLKLLVESFLALGIVFGTLAIPFALDGRWTAAAWALEGAGIVWVGLRQKQTLAWIFGVLVQLGAWVSFIGSVHGLAPEIAAQSNLWLGFLLLAITAFLMAISFRKETSRVFEETEGAAGKNAILPMVILTWLSTIFLGFAAIWLLVGTWNEIWLHGGKQMTNLLVLSALAVAGLLLVIARRLDWGVSRIFSLVPHALVGAAFLVLMDSGRIWESRPMGNKLFETDFLGALLIAVGAAFTGLVFHRQPLASHRRISRLLLGWSAFCWFIFVLGIFNAWGEQILARYNLFVETGYPRVHPLYGVLVALGTPGFIWLSRRQEWPDLRWLATAVWPALLLVLLGVFQQLHGSPPYIPGLPVWIVLIALWLASEWLLRDGERASWLLPAQHPKVLRSLHTLRTVGPWLILWPLVQNLVLIGLRIDSAEQGVLLAGVGWSAAIGWSRYLPAWVAMACLALLIPRARNERWPTWPVAGWYRDVLLPLGALYSLALVVVWNLTQDGVMAPLPYLPILNPLDLTTGFAALLAISAWRLRGKPEGGALARLTTRLPQLLMVAAYAWFNLMLLRTAAHFLAIPYRAEPLFHSQFVQAMLALVWSTSALVLMRVAARQRQRALWMAGAALLALVVFKLFMVDLSNVGGIERIISFLGVGILMLAIGYLAPFPSAKSTATE; this comes from the coding sequence ATGGCACCCTCCGAACCCGTACGCGCAGCAAAGATCGCATCGGCTCCCGCTGAGTCTCCCGTCGCAGCCGTCCAGAAGGAATTCGATCCGGCCTCCGACCCGGGTTCCGCCCCCCTTCCGGGTTGGGGCAAGGAGCCGGCCATCGAGTCCGAGCCGCTGATCCAGGCCACACCTGCCGAACCAGAGCCCACCCACCAGTGCAAGGACGAAGCGCGCGACTTGCCCGCACCGCCACGCTGGCTGGCCAAGGCCCGGGAATGGTTGTTCGGCGGCAATCTGGTGGCCAAGATCGGTCTGCTGATCCTCTTCTTTGGCGTCAGTTTCCTGCTCAAGTATGCCGCGGCGCGCGTATCGGTGCCGATCGAATTCCGACTGGCCGGCATCGTTCTGGCCGACATCGGCCTGCTTCTCTGGGGCTGGCGCATTCGCCATTCGCGGCCATCGATCAGCCTGCCGGTACAGGGCGGAGCGATGGGCATCCTGATACTCGTGACCTTTGCCGCCTTCCGGCTTTACGACCTGATTCCGGGGGGGCTGGCGTTCGGCCTGCTGTTGCTGCTGACCTTTTTCACCTGTCTCCTGGCTGTCCTGCAGGATGCCGTCTGGCTGGCGGTGTTCGGCATCGTTGGCGGTTTCGCCGCGCCGATCCTGACCTCGACCGGGCACGGCAGCCACGTCGCCCTGTTCTCCTACTACGCCCTGCTCAACGCCGGTATCCTGGCGATTGCGCTCAAGCGCTCGTGGCGCCTGCTCAACCTGCTCGGTTTCGTGTTTACCTTCCTGGTTGGCACCACCTGGGGGGTGCTGCGCTACCAGCCGGAGAACTACCTGTCGGTGCAGGCCTTTCTCGTCCTGTTCTTCGTTTTCTATGTCGCCATTGCCATTCTCTACGCCACCCGGCAGGCGCCACGGCTCAGGCACTATGTCGACGGGACGCTGGTCTTCGGCACGCCGCTGCTGGCCTTCGGCCTGCAATACGGCTTGGTACATGAAACGGCTTTCGGGATGGCTTTCTCGGCGCTGGCGCTCGGGCTGTTCTACATCGGCCTGACGTTCCTGCTCTGGCGACGGCGGGCTGATTCGCTCAAGCTGCTCGTCGAATCGTTCCTGGCGCTCGGCATTGTCTTCGGCACGCTGGCCATTCCGTTTGCGCTCGATGGCCGCTGGACGGCTGCCGCCTGGGCGCTCGAGGGGGCCGGCATCGTCTGGGTCGGGTTGCGGCAAAAGCAGACCCTGGCCTGGATTTTCGGCGTGCTGGTGCAGCTGGGCGCCTGGGTCTCCTTCATTGGCTCGGTGCACGGGCTAGCGCCTGAAATCGCTGCCCAATCCAATCTCTGGCTTGGTTTCCTGCTGCTTGCGATCACCGCCTTCCTGATGGCGATCAGTTTCCGCAAGGAGACTAGCCGCGTGTTCGAGGAAACCGAAGGAGCGGCGGGCAAGAATGCCATTCTGCCGATGGTCATTCTGACATGGCTATCCACCATCTTTCTCGGCTTTGCCGCGATCTGGCTTCTCGTCGGTACGTGGAACGAGATCTGGCTGCATGGCGGAAAGCAGATGACCAACCTGCTGGTATTGAGCGCACTGGCCGTTGCTGGTCTCCTTCTCGTCATCGCCAGACGGCTTGATTGGGGTGTTTCGCGCATTTTCTCGCTGGTTCCGCACGCCTTGGTCGGTGCCGCTTTCCTGGTCCTGATGGATTCGGGTCGGATCTGGGAATCCCGCCCAATGGGCAACAAGCTGTTCGAGACCGACTTTCTCGGCGCGCTGCTGATCGCTGTCGGCGCGGCATTCACCGGTCTGGTCTTTCATCGCCAGCCGCTCGCGAGTCATCGTCGGATTTCCCGCCTGCTGCTCGGGTGGAGCGCGTTCTGTTGGTTTATTTTCGTGCTCGGCATCTTCAACGCCTGGGGTGAGCAGATCCTGGCCCGCTACAACCTGTTCGTCGAGACCGGCTACCCGCGTGTCCATCCGCTTTATGGCGTTCTGGTGGCGCTCGGAACGCCGGGTTTTATCTGGCTTTCGCGCCGTCAGGAATGGCCCGACCTGCGTTGGCTGGCCACCGCCGTCTGGCCGGCCTTGTTGCTTGTCCTGCTGGGCGTATTCCAGCAGCTCCATGGCTCGCCGCCATACATCCCGGGGCTGCCGGTGTGGATTGTCTTGATCGCCTTGTGGCTGGCCAGCGAATGGCTGCTGCGCGACGGTGAACGTGCGTCCTGGTTGCTGCCGGCTCAGCATCCCAAGGTGCTGCGTTCATTGCATACCCTGCGTACGGTCGGCCCCTGGCTGATTCTCTGGCCACTGGTGCAGAACCTGGTGCTGATTGGTTTGCGTATCGATTCGGCAGAACAGGGCGTACTGCTGGCCGGGGTGGGGTGGTCCGCTGCCATCGGCTGGTCGCGCTATCTGCCGGCGTGGGTGGCGATGGCCTGCCTCGCCCTGCTGATTCCGCGCGCACGCAACGAACGCTGGCCGACGTGGCCGGTTGCCGGGTGGTACCGTGACGTGCTGCTGCCGCTCGGCGCGCTGTACTCGCTGGCGCTGGTCGTGGTGTGGAATCTGACGCAGGATGGCGTGATGGCTCCGCTACCTTATCTGCCGATCCTGAATCCGCTCGATCTGACCACCGGCTTTGCCGCCCTGCTGGCCATTTCCGCCTGGCGGCTGCGCGGGAAACCCGAGGGTGGTGCGCTGGCCAGACTGACAACCCGCCTTCCGCAACTGCTCATGGTCGCCGCCTACGCCTGGTTCAACCTGATGCTGCTGCGTACGGCCGCCCACTTCCTCGCCATTCCCTATCGTGCCGAGCCGCTGTTCCACTCGCAGTTTGTGCAGGCCATGCTGGCTCTGGTGTGGAGCACCAGCGCGCTGGTGCTGATGCGTGTTGCCGCGCGGCAGCGGCAGCGCGCGCTGTGGATGGCCGGTGCCGCCTTGCTGGCCCTGGTGGTCTTCAAACTGTTCATGGTCGATCTCTCCAACGTGGGCGGCATCGAACGTATCATCTCCTTCCTCGGTGTGGGCATCCTCATGCTGGCCATCGGCTACCTGGCGCCATTCCCCTCTGCAAAATCCACCGCTACCGAATGA
- a CDS encoding DUF3999 family protein, which yields MHQAPAKTASAFLFLLCMASSCAASPPGSDTPADYSHALPLQVNGKQGVVALRLPQSVYLHARTAGLDDLRVFDAQGTAQPHALHRPPEQRLELRTWLAARIFPVHSKTRMAAGGSSAIDIDIQTRSDGSVLSVQAHAGKANDRGGTVLDSLILDFGPVEKGKDKDNETATAHIEALRFGAPKGRANYNAQIWLETSNDLRQWSAIGAAELGWLSNDNAQMLAHDRLELSTQIFRYARLTWRRGEPVLFADIQAEVVTRQRSEPFRETLWLKPVSGQQAGDLLYKASIAMPVEQISVKLSEANIVYPMALGAYVERPSRQVGKATEWVFQPSARATFYQITQNGETRRSGPLTIRPGHQQEWVIRPLNAAATAQPELGLTWQPATLVFLAGGTPPYRLHFGHPDARPTSQPLSQVAPGFTANELGQLESAQVGELKSGNTGTAAESAAAQAGRSARNRTYVLWGVLLLGVLVLGGMAWRLVRQMNNSASKR from the coding sequence ATGCATCAAGCTCCCGCCAAAACCGCGTCTGCCTTTCTGTTCCTGCTGTGCATGGCCTCGAGTTGCGCTGCATCGCCGCCAGGAAGCGATACGCCGGCCGACTATTCTCATGCCTTGCCCTTGCAGGTCAACGGCAAACAAGGCGTGGTTGCACTGCGCCTGCCGCAGTCGGTCTATCTGCATGCCCGGACTGCTGGCCTGGATGATCTGCGAGTCTTCGATGCCCAGGGCACTGCTCAGCCCCATGCCCTGCATCGTCCGCCGGAGCAGCGACTGGAGCTGCGGACCTGGCTGGCGGCGAGAATTTTTCCCGTTCACTCGAAGACGCGCATGGCAGCCGGGGGCTCTTCCGCCATCGATATCGACATCCAGACGCGTTCTGACGGGAGCGTCCTGTCAGTACAGGCGCATGCCGGCAAGGCGAATGACCGTGGCGGTACCGTCCTCGACAGCCTGATTCTCGATTTCGGCCCAGTCGAAAAGGGCAAGGACAAGGACAACGAAACCGCTACGGCGCACATCGAAGCGTTGCGTTTCGGTGCGCCGAAGGGGCGGGCCAATTACAACGCCCAGATCTGGCTGGAAACCAGCAACGACCTGAGGCAATGGTCCGCCATCGGCGCTGCCGAACTTGGCTGGCTGAGCAACGACAACGCCCAGATGCTGGCCCATGACCGTCTCGAATTGAGTACACAGATATTCCGCTACGCTCGCCTGACCTGGCGTCGTGGCGAGCCTGTCCTCTTTGCCGACATCCAGGCTGAAGTCGTCACCCGACAACGCAGCGAACCTTTTCGCGAAACCCTCTGGCTCAAGCCCGTGTCCGGACAGCAGGCCGGGGATCTGCTCTACAAGGCCAGCATCGCCATGCCAGTCGAACAGATCAGCGTCAAGCTGAGCGAGGCCAACATCGTCTACCCAATGGCGCTCGGGGCCTACGTCGAACGGCCAAGCCGGCAAGTCGGCAAGGCGACGGAATGGGTCTTTCAGCCGAGCGCTCGCGCCACCTTCTACCAGATCACCCAGAACGGCGAGACCCGACGTTCCGGTCCGCTGACGATCCGCCCTGGCCACCAGCAGGAGTGGGTGATCCGTCCGCTGAATGCCGCGGCCACGGCGCAGCCCGAACTGGGCCTGACCTGGCAACCGGCGACGCTGGTTTTTCTCGCTGGCGGCACGCCCCCCTATCGCCTGCACTTTGGCCACCCCGATGCCCGCCCGACCAGCCAGCCGCTCAGCCAGGTCGCACCCGGTTTTACTGCAAACGAACTCGGCCAGCTGGAATCTGCTCAGGTCGGCGAACTAAAAAGCGGCAACACCGGCACGGCTGCTGAAAGCGCCGCGGCGCAAGCCGGCCGCTCGGCGCGCAATCGCACTTACGTCCTGTGGGGCGTTCTGCTGCTCGGCGTGCTCGTGTTGGGCGGAATGGCGTGGCGGCTTGTCAGACAGATGAACAATAGTGCGTCGAAACGTTGA
- the purB gene encoding adenylosuccinate lyase, which translates to MPVFSLTSLSPLDGRYAGRLDALRPQFSEYGLIRRRLQVELAWLKALAAEPHFAEIPAFSQGTLVELDSLLADFGPQQAGEVKEIEAVTNHDVKALEYWIRKRLANNAEVMRVAEFIHFACTSEDINNLAHALMLQSARDETLLPMLDRAVARLRELAHELADLPMMSRTHGQPATPTTLGKEMANTAYRLGRARSAIARVQLLGKINGAVGNYNAHLAAYPDFDWENFARTFVESLGLEFNPYTIQIEPHDALAELFDAFARANLVLIDLNRDVWGYISLGFFKQKLKDGEIGSSTMPHKVNPIDFENSEGNLGLANAVLRHLAEKLPVSRWQRDLTDSTVLRNMGVALGYTLLAYDSLLRGLNKLEADTACLHADLDANWELLAEPVQTVMRRYGVANPYEKLKELTRGKRVSREDMRRFVESLEIPAKARADLLELTPWNYLGMAAELARRI; encoded by the coding sequence ATGCCGGTGTTTTCCCTGACTTCTCTTTCCCCGCTGGACGGTCGTTATGCGGGCAGGCTTGATGCCCTGCGACCGCAGTTTTCCGAATACGGACTGATTCGGCGCCGCTTGCAGGTTGAACTGGCATGGCTCAAGGCGTTGGCCGCCGAGCCGCATTTTGCCGAGATTCCTGCTTTCTCACAGGGAACACTCGTCGAGCTGGATTCGTTGTTGGCCGATTTCGGCCCGCAGCAGGCTGGCGAGGTCAAAGAGATCGAGGCGGTGACCAATCACGATGTCAAGGCACTGGAGTACTGGATCCGGAAACGTCTGGCGAACAACGCTGAAGTCATGCGCGTTGCAGAGTTCATTCACTTTGCGTGTACCTCCGAGGATATCAACAATCTTGCGCACGCCCTGATGCTGCAGTCGGCGCGCGACGAAACGCTCCTGCCGATGCTTGACAGGGCGGTTGCCCGTCTCAGGGAACTTGCCCATGAGTTGGCTGACTTGCCGATGATGTCGCGTACGCATGGCCAGCCGGCAACACCGACGACACTCGGCAAGGAAATGGCAAACACGGCCTATCGCCTTGGCCGTGCCCGCTCGGCGATCGCCAGGGTGCAACTACTCGGCAAGATCAATGGGGCGGTCGGCAACTACAATGCGCATCTTGCGGCTTACCCGGACTTTGACTGGGAGAACTTTGCCAGAACTTTCGTTGAATCACTGGGACTGGAATTCAACCCTTACACGATTCAGATCGAGCCACACGACGCACTGGCGGAGTTGTTCGACGCCTTTGCGCGTGCTAACCTGGTTCTCATCGACCTGAACCGGGATGTCTGGGGCTACATCTCGCTGGGTTTCTTCAAGCAAAAACTCAAGGATGGCGAGATCGGTTCTTCGACGATGCCGCACAAGGTGAACCCAATCGACTTCGAGAACTCCGAGGGCAATCTTGGTCTGGCCAATGCCGTCTTGCGCCATCTTGCCGAGAAATTGCCGGTCTCGCGCTGGCAACGCGACCTGACCGATTCGACAGTGCTGCGCAATATGGGGGTCGCACTCGGCTATACGCTGCTCGCCTACGACTCGCTGTTACGCGGTTTGAACAAACTCGAAGCCGATACGGCCTGTCTTCATGCCGACCTCGATGCCAACTGGGAACTGTTGGCCGAACCCGTGCAGACGGTGATGCGTCGATATGGGGTTGCCAACCCCTACGAGAAGCTCAAGGAGCTGACCCGCGGCAAGCGGGTTTCGCGCGAGGACATGCGGCGCTTTGTCGAGTCTCTGGAAATACCGGCGAAGGCAAGGGCCGACCTGCTCGAACTGACACCATGGAATTACCTCGGGATGGCAGCCGAACTGGCGCGGAGGATCTGA
- a CDS encoding glutathione S-transferase has product MKLIGSLTSPYVRKTRVVLAEKKIDYDFELDSPWTPENQVAHVNPLGKIPILVLDDNTVLFDSRVIVEYLDNVAPNNKLMPGQNRERTEVKRWEALADGVCDAAALVFLEKKRPGELQSSEWVARQEDKIIRSLEFMSGELADNTWCMGTHFSLADVAVGCALGYLAFRFPDIDWQEKHPNLARLYDKLMRRRAFLDTVPQI; this is encoded by the coding sequence ATGAAGCTTATCGGATCACTGACCAGTCCCTACGTCCGCAAAACGCGCGTCGTGCTGGCCGAGAAGAAGATCGACTACGATTTCGAACTCGACTCTCCTTGGACACCGGAAAATCAGGTCGCCCACGTCAATCCGCTCGGAAAGATCCCGATACTCGTCCTCGACGACAATACTGTTCTGTTCGATTCACGGGTGATTGTCGAGTACCTGGACAATGTGGCGCCGAACAACAAGCTGATGCCGGGGCAAAATCGCGAACGGACTGAAGTCAAACGTTGGGAAGCCTTGGCGGACGGCGTATGCGATGCGGCCGCACTGGTTTTTCTGGAAAAGAAGCGGCCTGGCGAGCTGCAGAGCAGCGAATGGGTGGCACGCCAGGAAGACAAGATCATCCGCAGCCTGGAGTTCATGTCAGGCGAACTGGCCGACAATACCTGGTGCATGGGAACCCATTTTTCGCTCGCTGACGTGGCTGTCGGATGTGCGCTCGGCTACTTGGCATTCCGTTTTCCCGACATCGACTGGCAGGAAAAGCATCCCAACCTCGCGCGTCTCTACGACAAGCTGATGCGGCGGCGTGCTTTCCTGGACACTGTTCCGCAAATCTGA